A section of the Neorhizobium galegae bv. orientalis str. HAMBI 540 genome encodes:
- a CDS encoding DNA topoisomerase IB has product MDQDSLKTIGLTYVTDTEPGIRRLRRGKGFTYRLPDGTLLADPEHRLRISSLGLPPAYENVWICLDPRGHLQATGYDSRGRKQYRYHPDWQNFRSERKFDQLVRFGEALPRIRRKAKRDLELGLDKSDAVIAALVALMDATHLRVGNRLYAKENKTYGATTLLKRHMTLSGEAIMLRFVAKGGKCVQHTLKHPRLQRILEEIADLPGRQLFSWPDEEGVPHPIDSGRLNAYLAKAAGFAVSAKTFRTWGGSLAALMAAWEVVEEGGRPKIKAMCKAAAEALHNTPAVCRSSYIHPSILALSEDVSPLEKVMRDKVALTRPKELRADERRLLAFLKDV; this is encoded by the coding sequence ATCGATCAAGATTCCCTCAAGACAATCGGCCTTACTTATGTCACCGACACGGAGCCGGGCATCCGCCGGCTCAGGCGCGGCAAGGGCTTCACCTACCGCCTGCCGGACGGCACCTTGCTCGCCGATCCCGAGCATCGCTTGAGGATCTCTTCGCTCGGCCTGCCGCCCGCTTATGAAAATGTCTGGATCTGCCTCGATCCCCGCGGACATCTGCAGGCGACGGGCTACGATTCGCGCGGCCGCAAGCAGTATCGCTATCATCCCGACTGGCAGAATTTCCGCAGCGAACGCAAATTCGATCAGCTCGTCCGGTTCGGCGAGGCCTTGCCGCGCATCCGCCGCAAGGCGAAACGCGACCTGGAGCTTGGCCTCGATAAGTCCGATGCGGTGATCGCCGCGCTGGTGGCACTGATGGACGCGACCCATCTGCGGGTCGGCAACCGTCTCTACGCCAAGGAGAACAAGACCTACGGCGCGACTACGCTCCTGAAGCGCCACATGACGTTGTCGGGCGAGGCGATCATGCTGCGCTTTGTCGCCAAGGGCGGCAAATGCGTCCAGCACACGCTGAAGCATCCCCGTCTGCAGCGCATCCTGGAGGAGATCGCCGACCTGCCGGGCCGGCAGCTCTTTTCCTGGCCGGACGAGGAGGGCGTGCCGCATCCGATCGATTCAGGCAGGCTCAACGCCTATCTCGCCAAGGCCGCAGGGTTCGCCGTCTCGGCCAAGACGTTCCGCACCTGGGGTGGCAGTCTCGCTGCCTTGATGGCGGCCTGGGAGGTGGTGGAGGAGGGCGGGCGCCCGAAGATCAAGGCGATGTGCAAGGCGGCGGCGGAAGCCCTGCACAACACGCCGGCGGTCTGTCGCTCAAGCTATATCCACCCGAGCATTCTCGCACTTTCGGAGGATGTCTCGCCGCTGGAAAAAGTGATGAGGGATAAGGTGGCGCTGACGCGGCCGAAGGAGTTGCGCGCCGACGAACGGCGGCTTCTCGCTTTTCTAAAGGACGTCTAG
- a CDS encoding sensor histidine kinase, producing MVRISRFFPTAPIGAYLVALAAGVALPLLIFVGYLMMELEANEREILASETAEDAQLVARSIDRELQDMATTLRLLITSPELETGDLRAFHNRTQNSLRSDSLYILVVNADGQQRLNTRVEFDAPLGKISNMPALQSAMNNGVTEVSNVFFGATSGKHVFNITMPLPKEISYSGAAMIMTQNAEDLQKLVSTEGLPVGWSVAIVDGAGKVVTSLGAHALSSGTAFPSDTLKLMTGFKGTIEDVDGHRRQMYGYAQITGWTWKAIVWGPIDAAQASILTTWRQLIAGGAIFLAVGMLIAWLVGRQLRIPIRQIAEMAERIGKGEIVSPVETKIREANQVAVALSNASFDRSEAEDRIHLILHELVHRTKNILTLIQAMMRQLARQDTTMEEFQKAISTRLQGLGKSIEALAKEQWAGVSIRRVIEIHMSTFADAADRVELQGADFILKAEAVQNLGLILHELATNSVKYGALSVPQGKVLIAWKDLAEEDDGESRLELVWEERNGPAVHEPSRTGFGTTIIKRHAAAAFAGRVEVDFRKEGLCWTLNAPRSAFQRGEGAENLKDIAI from the coding sequence ATGGTTAGAATTTCGCGGTTTTTCCCGACGGCGCCGATCGGTGCATACCTGGTCGCTCTGGCGGCTGGCGTGGCATTGCCTTTGCTGATTTTCGTCGGTTATCTGATGATGGAGCTGGAGGCGAACGAGCGGGAGATTCTTGCGAGCGAAACCGCCGAGGATGCCCAGCTCGTCGCCCGATCGATCGACCGTGAGCTGCAGGACATGGCGACGACGCTGAGGCTGCTGATTACGTCGCCGGAGCTTGAGACCGGCGATCTGCGGGCCTTCCACAACCGAACCCAGAACAGCCTCCGGTCCGATTCGCTCTATATCCTCGTCGTCAATGCGGATGGGCAGCAGCGACTCAACACACGCGTGGAGTTCGACGCGCCGCTCGGCAAGATCTCCAATATGCCGGCGCTCCAATCGGCTATGAACAACGGGGTGACTGAGGTCTCCAACGTCTTTTTCGGCGCCACCAGCGGCAAGCATGTCTTCAACATCACGATGCCCCTCCCCAAGGAGATTTCCTATTCCGGCGCTGCGATGATCATGACGCAGAACGCTGAGGACCTGCAGAAGCTCGTCTCGACGGAAGGTCTTCCTGTCGGCTGGTCGGTTGCGATCGTCGATGGAGCCGGAAAGGTGGTGACTTCGCTCGGCGCCCACGCGCTCAGTTCCGGCACCGCGTTTCCGTCCGATACGCTGAAGCTGATGACGGGCTTCAAGGGTACGATCGAAGATGTCGATGGTCACCGCCGGCAGATGTACGGCTACGCGCAGATCACCGGCTGGACATGGAAGGCCATCGTCTGGGGACCGATCGATGCGGCTCAGGCGAGTATCCTGACGACATGGCGGCAGTTGATTGCCGGCGGCGCGATCTTCCTTGCCGTCGGAATGCTGATTGCATGGCTCGTCGGCCGCCAGCTTCGCATCCCGATCCGGCAGATCGCCGAAATGGCCGAGCGGATCGGCAAGGGCGAGATCGTTTCTCCGGTGGAGACGAAGATCCGGGAAGCCAACCAGGTCGCAGTAGCACTTTCGAATGCCTCCTTCGACCGCAGCGAGGCGGAAGACCGTATTCACCTCATCCTGCATGAACTCGTACACCGGACCAAGAACATCCTCACACTGATCCAGGCGATGATGCGCCAGCTGGCGCGCCAGGACACCACGATGGAGGAATTCCAGAAGGCGATCAGCACGCGCCTACAGGGTCTCGGGAAATCGATCGAGGCGTTGGCGAAGGAGCAGTGGGCGGGGGTCTCTATCCGGCGCGTCATCGAAATCCACATGAGCACGTTCGCGGACGCGGCCGACCGGGTCGAGCTGCAGGGCGCAGATTTTATCCTGAAGGCCGAAGCGGTCCAGAACCTTGGCCTCATCCTCCATGAGCTTGCGACCAATTCGGTAAAATACGGAGCGCTGTCGGTGCCGCAGGGCAAGGTGCTCATCGCCTGGAAGGATCTGGCCGAGGAGGACGACGGTGAAAGCCGGCTGGAGCTCGTCTGGGAGGAGAGAAACGGCCCCGCGGTCCATGAGCCTTCCCGCACCGGGTTCGGGACGACGATCATCAAGCGCCATGCGGCAGCGGCTTTTGCGGGCCGTGTCGAGGTCGACTTCCGCAAGGAGGGGCTTTGCTGGACCTTGAACGCGCCGCGCTCCGCCTTCCAGCGAGGCGAGGGCGCCGAAAATCTCAAGGACATCGCTATCTAG
- a CDS encoding BON domain-containing protein produces MASGNYSQSGGYRNDRMRDERDFARESSSDYRPGDTGYVRGFSDDLRSGDVNREDGDRSRVPRYGRSEQWASDDGGFEAGYGDSARSQAWARESYRGRPSSFSYEPDRNRVNQAYGDRYGSDYRFGGESRSGSDSRFRGSDDFGRRRGFMERAGDEVASWFGDEDAEHRRMMDEHRGKGPKGYQRSDARIEEDVNDRLSDDPVLDASNITVTVQSAEVTLDGFVSSRWDKRRAEDLVDDVSGVRHVQNNLRVNNSSTDTLAGSTTV; encoded by the coding sequence ATGGCGAGTGGAAACTATTCCCAATCGGGCGGGTATCGAAACGACCGGATGCGTGACGAGCGCGATTTTGCGCGCGAGTCCTCCAGCGATTACCGTCCGGGCGATACGGGTTACGTGCGTGGTTTCAGTGACGATCTGCGTAGCGGCGATGTAAATAGGGAAGACGGCGATCGTTCGCGGGTCCCCCGCTACGGCCGCAGCGAACAATGGGCTTCCGATGACGGCGGGTTCGAGGCCGGTTATGGCGATTCGGCACGCTCTCAGGCCTGGGCTCGCGAATCCTATCGCGGCCGGCCTTCGTCGTTCAGCTACGAGCCCGACCGCAACCGCGTCAATCAAGCTTATGGTGACCGATACGGCTCGGACTACCGCTTCGGCGGCGAAAGCCGTTCAGGTTCGGACAGCCGCTTCCGCGGCTCGGATGATTTTGGCCGCAGACGCGGATTCATGGAGCGTGCCGGCGATGAAGTTGCCTCCTGGTTCGGCGACGAAGATGCCGAACATCGCCGGATGATGGATGAGCATCGCGGCAAAGGCCCGAAGGGCTACCAACGCTCCGATGCCCGTATCGAGGAGGACGTCAACGATCGGCTGAGCGACGATCCGGTGCTGGACGCATCCAATATCACCGTGACCGTCCAGAGCGCCGAAGTGACGCTCGACGGTTTCGTGTCGAGCCGCTGGGACAAGCGGCGAGCAGAGGATCTGGTGGACGATGTTTCCGGCGTCCGGCATGTGCAGAACAACCTGCGAGTCAACAATAGTTCGACCGATACGCTGGCGGGTTCGACCACTGTCTGA
- a CDS encoding DUF3459 domain-containing protein: MGARSRAKGQLHRDRLLQLRANLSAKPKAVPPVSGVVIHSEPADIAAGETVPGLTIVVAVSSD, translated from the coding sequence TTGGGAGCGCGCTCGCGGGCCAAAGGGCAACTTCATCGCGACCGCCTGCTGCAGCTACGTGCCAATCTCTCGGCCAAGCCGAAGGCCGTACCACCCGTTTCCGGTGTCGTCATCCACAGCGAACCAGCGGATATTGCTGCCGGCGAAACCGTCCCTGGCCTCACCATAGTTGTGGCCGTCTCCTCCGATTGA
- a CDS encoding ABC transporter ATP-binding protein: MSFLEIKDIRKKIGNNEILKGINIELEKGGFLVLVGPSGCGKSTLLNAIAGLLPPSSGDIVIDGQVVNDLHPSQRDIAMVFQSYALYPNMTVEQNIAFALEMRGVEKMQREAAVKQVAKTLQIEHLLKRRPSQLSGGQRQRVAMGRALVRQPRVFLFDEPLSNLDAKLRVEVRAEIKALHQNTHATIVYVTHDQIEAMTLATKIVVLKEGMVQQVGTPAEIYGRPANLFVADFMGSPAMNMLKGKVSSVNGQQSIALFGNEGVKVAMPPSVTTSLADGKDVILGLRPETITDAGLVDPHARATAQIEAEVMMIEPTGSDTFVTGKLDGTTFTARTRSDVHVELGQKFPFAFNLDKAVVFDPETTSRID, from the coding sequence ATGAGCTTTCTTGAAATCAAGGATATTCGCAAGAAGATCGGCAATAACGAGATTCTGAAGGGCATCAATATCGAGCTCGAAAAGGGCGGCTTCCTGGTTCTCGTCGGCCCCTCCGGCTGCGGCAAGTCGACCCTGCTCAATGCGATTGCCGGCCTGCTGCCGCCGTCGTCGGGCGATATCGTCATCGACGGCCAGGTGGTCAACGACCTGCACCCCTCGCAGCGCGACATTGCCATGGTCTTCCAGTCCTACGCGCTTTATCCGAACATGACAGTGGAACAGAACATCGCGTTCGCGCTGGAAATGCGCGGCGTCGAGAAGATGCAGCGCGAGGCAGCCGTCAAGCAGGTCGCCAAGACGCTGCAGATCGAGCATCTCCTGAAGCGCCGCCCGAGCCAGCTTTCCGGCGGTCAGCGGCAGCGCGTCGCCATGGGCCGGGCACTGGTGCGCCAGCCGCGGGTCTTCCTGTTCGACGAGCCGCTCTCCAACCTCGACGCCAAGCTGCGCGTCGAAGTCCGCGCCGAAATCAAGGCTTTGCACCAGAACACCCACGCGACGATCGTCTACGTCACCCATGACCAAATCGAGGCGATGACGCTTGCTACCAAGATCGTCGTGCTGAAAGAGGGCATGGTGCAGCAGGTCGGCACGCCGGCGGAAATCTATGGCCGCCCGGCCAATCTCTTCGTCGCCGATTTCATGGGCTCGCCGGCAATGAACATGCTGAAGGGCAAGGTGTCCAGCGTCAATGGCCAGCAGAGCATTGCGCTGTTCGGCAATGAAGGCGTCAAGGTCGCGATGCCGCCTTCCGTGACCACCAGCCTTGCGGATGGCAAGGACGTTATTCTCGGCCTGCGCCCGGAGACGATCACTGATGCCGGTCTCGTCGATCCGCACGCACGCGCTACCGCCCAGATCGAGGCGGAAGTGATGATGATCGAGCCGACCGGTTCCGATACCTTCGTCACCGGCAAGCTGGACGGCACCACCTTCACCGCCCGTACCCGTTCCGACGTGCATGTCGAGCTCGGCCAGAAGTTTCCCTTCGCTTTCAATCTCGACAAGGCCGTCGTCTTCGATCCGGAGACGACCAGCCGTATCGATTGA
- a CDS encoding carbohydrate ABC transporter permease gives MSAANETVSAGGARTARYFIYAALIILALVYLLPLYVMLSTSLKSLDEIRGGDMLALPRDPSVAAWVRAWGEACIGVSCVGIKGYFWNSIKMVVPAVLISTLLGALNGYVLTKWRFPGHKLMFGMMLFACFIPFQAVLIPMARVLGTFGLSNSTTGLVIVHVIYGLGFTTLFFRNYYEAFPDELVKAAMIDGAGFFRIFWRILLPSSGPIIVVTIIYQFTNIWNDFLFGVSFSSGTSSPMTVALNNLVASSTGVKEYNVDMAAAVFAALPTLFVYVVAGRYFVRGLMAGAVKG, from the coding sequence ATGAGCGCCGCCAACGAAACCGTCAGCGCCGGCGGTGCCCGGACCGCCCGTTATTTCATCTATGCCGCACTGATCATTCTGGCATTGGTCTACCTCCTGCCGCTCTACGTCATGCTGTCGACGTCCCTGAAATCGCTCGATGAAATCCGCGGCGGCGACATGCTGGCGCTGCCGCGCGATCCCTCGGTCGCCGCCTGGGTACGCGCCTGGGGCGAGGCCTGCATCGGGGTCAGCTGCGTCGGCATCAAGGGGTACTTCTGGAATTCCATCAAGATGGTGGTTCCGGCGGTTCTGATCTCGACCCTGCTCGGTGCGCTCAACGGCTACGTGCTGACCAAGTGGCGTTTCCCGGGCCACAAGCTGATGTTCGGCATGATGCTGTTTGCCTGCTTCATTCCGTTCCAGGCGGTCCTGATCCCGATGGCGCGCGTGCTCGGCACATTTGGGCTCTCGAACTCCACTACGGGCCTCGTCATCGTCCACGTGATCTACGGCCTCGGCTTCACCACGCTGTTCTTCCGCAACTATTACGAAGCGTTTCCGGATGAACTCGTTAAGGCCGCGATGATCGACGGCGCCGGGTTCTTCCGGATCTTCTGGCGCATTCTGCTGCCGAGTTCCGGGCCGATCATCGTCGTGACGATCATCTACCAGTTCACCAACATCTGGAACGACTTCCTGTTCGGCGTGTCCTTCTCATCCGGCACATCCTCGCCGATGACGGTGGCGCTCAACAACCTCGTTGCCTCCTCCACCGGCGTCAAGGAATACAATGTCGATATGGCGGCTGCCGTCTTCGCAGCGCTTCCGACGCTGTTCGTTTATGTCGTCGCCGGACGCTATTTCGTGCGTGGCCTGATGGCCGGCGCAGTCAAGGGATAA
- a CDS encoding carbohydrate ABC transporter permease, with amino-acid sequence MTTIEPVPVVVPQRQGRSVADGLRNALPKIVLAPSFAVILVFVYGFILWTVYLSFTTSRILPVYKWGGFDAYYRLWSQPNWYVAMQNLAIFGVLYIGICIILGLGIAILMDQRIRAEGLLRPIFLYPMALSFVVTGTAWKWFLNPGLGLENTMHNLGWTSFKFDWLVNPKMAIYTVVIAGVWQASGFVMAMFLAGLRGIDGEIIKAAQIDGASTVSIYRRIVIPLLRPVFLSAFIVLAHMAIKSYDLVIALTGGGPGNATELPSTFMYSYTFTRNQMNVGSASAVMMLMGITAIIVPYLYSELRERKQ; translated from the coding sequence ATGACGACAATCGAACCGGTTCCTGTCGTGGTGCCGCAAAGACAGGGCCGCTCAGTTGCGGACGGGCTGCGCAACGCTCTGCCGAAGATCGTGCTGGCGCCATCGTTTGCGGTCATCCTCGTCTTCGTCTACGGCTTCATCCTCTGGACGGTCTACCTTTCGTTCACGACCTCACGCATCCTGCCGGTCTACAAATGGGGCGGTTTCGACGCCTATTACCGCCTCTGGTCGCAGCCGAACTGGTATGTGGCGATGCAGAACCTGGCCATCTTCGGCGTCCTCTATATCGGCATCTGCATCATCCTCGGGCTCGGCATCGCGATCCTGATGGACCAGCGGATCCGCGCCGAAGGCCTACTCAGGCCGATCTTCCTCTACCCGATGGCGCTCTCCTTCGTCGTCACGGGCACGGCCTGGAAATGGTTCCTCAACCCCGGCCTCGGGCTTGAGAACACCATGCACAATCTCGGCTGGACGAGCTTCAAGTTCGACTGGCTGGTCAATCCCAAGATGGCGATCTACACCGTCGTGATCGCCGGCGTCTGGCAGGCTTCGGGTTTCGTGATGGCGATGTTCCTGGCCGGTCTTCGCGGTATCGACGGAGAGATCATCAAGGCCGCCCAGATCGATGGCGCTTCAACTGTCTCGATCTACCGCCGGATCGTCATCCCGCTCTTGCGGCCCGTCTTCCTTTCCGCCTTCATCGTGCTCGCGCATATGGCGATCAAGTCCTACGACCTGGTCATCGCGCTAACCGGCGGCGGACCGGGTAATGCGACCGAGCTGCCGTCGACCTTCATGTATTCCTACACGTTCACCCGTAACCAGATGAATGTCGGATCGGCGAGCGCCGTGATGATGCTGATGGGCATTACCGCGATCATCGTGCCCTATCTCTATTCGGAACTGCGGGAGAGAAAGCAATGA
- a CDS encoding ABC transporter substrate-binding protein, whose product MRMIAKLAAGAALIAMTAGAAKAAEQVEVLHWWTSGGEAAALNVLKENLQKQGVAWKDMPVAGGAGSAAMTALRARVTAGDPPTAVQLLGFDLKDWAEMGVAANLDDLAKKEGWDKVIPAALQNFSKYDGHWIAAPVNIHSTNWLWINKAALDKAGGKVPTNIAELITLLDAFKGQGLTALAHGGVPWQDGTLWEAVVLSTGGPDFYKKAVLDLDPAALSGDTMKKVFDTMSKLRTYFDPNFSGREWNLSTALVIEGKAGAQEMGDWSKGEWLRANKKPGTDFVCIRFPGTQGSVLFNADQFMMFNVGGDAEKAQFKMASAVEDPAFQIAFNTVKGSVPARTDVSNEKFDDCGKKGMADLTEASSKGTLMGSLAHGYAQPAAIKEAMLDVITQHLNGQLTTEAALKRLPEAVKAAK is encoded by the coding sequence ATTCGAATGATTGCCAAACTCGCCGCCGGTGCGGCACTTATCGCCATGACCGCCGGTGCCGCCAAGGCCGCAGAACAGGTCGAAGTCCTGCATTGGTGGACTTCGGGCGGTGAAGCCGCAGCGCTCAATGTCCTGAAGGAAAACCTGCAGAAGCAGGGCGTCGCCTGGAAAGACATGCCGGTCGCCGGTGGTGCAGGTTCCGCTGCCATGACCGCTCTGCGCGCACGCGTTACGGCCGGTGACCCGCCGACCGCCGTTCAGCTGCTCGGTTTCGACCTCAAGGACTGGGCCGAAATGGGCGTTGCCGCAAACCTCGACGACCTTGCCAAGAAGGAAGGCTGGGACAAGGTTATCCCGGCCGCTCTCCAGAACTTCTCGAAGTATGATGGCCACTGGATCGCTGCTCCTGTGAACATCCACTCCACCAACTGGCTGTGGATCAACAAGGCTGCTCTCGACAAGGCCGGCGGCAAGGTTCCGACCAATATCGCCGAACTCATCACGCTGCTCGACGCCTTCAAGGGCCAGGGCCTCACCGCCCTCGCTCACGGTGGCGTTCCGTGGCAGGACGGCACGCTCTGGGAAGCTGTCGTGCTTTCGACCGGCGGTCCGGACTTCTACAAAAAGGCCGTTCTCGACCTCGATCCGGCAGCACTTTCCGGCGATACGATGAAGAAGGTCTTCGACACGATGTCGAAGCTGCGCACCTATTTCGACCCGAACTTCTCGGGCCGCGAATGGAACCTCTCGACCGCCCTCGTCATCGAAGGCAAGGCCGGGGCTCAGGAAATGGGCGATTGGTCGAAGGGCGAATGGCTGCGCGCCAACAAGAAGCCGGGCACGGACTTCGTCTGCATCCGCTTCCCCGGCACGCAGGGCTCGGTCCTCTTCAACGCCGACCAGTTCATGATGTTCAACGTTGGCGGCGACGCCGAAAAGGCTCAGTTCAAGATGGCGTCCGCCGTCGAAGATCCGGCCTTCCAGATCGCCTTCAACACGGTCAAGGGTTCCGTTCCTGCCCGGACCGACGTCTCGAACGAAAAGTTCGACGATTGCGGCAAGAAGGGCATGGCGGATCTGACGGAAGCTTCTTCCAAGGGCACGCTGATGGGCTCGCTCGCCCATGGTTACGCTCAGCCGGCCGCCATCAAGGAGGCCATGCTTGACGTCATCACCCAGCACCTCAACGGCCAGCTCACCACCGAAGCAGCGCTGAAGCGCCTGCCGGAGGCGGTGAAGGCTGCCAAGTGA
- a CDS encoding LacI family transcriptional regulator produces the protein MSLEDLGDKGRRAKSQRATEKPRGDTKPTLKTIAELTGLAVTTVSHALADAPQIALETRQRVRKVASDIGYLPDRAAQRLRTGRTNVISLILDPHEEILGYATSMINGLTEALRGTAYHLVITPHFSDTPQIDPVRHIMRNRMADGIVFTRTEPADERVKLLMENNFPFICHGRTELATAHPYVDYDNYSFAYKAAKKLIAAGARKLSIILPPERFTFAHHLKHGFMTAVREEGVGFEIAKGVTLDSKSDDIRDYLFRRMAEPERPDGYICGGEVSALAVMASAYDHRLELGQDIRLVAKQTSGLFDQIRPRVETIYEDLTEAGLLMGKLLLKRIAGPAPVAELQALQTV, from the coding sequence ATGTCGCTGGAAGACCTGGGGGACAAGGGTCGGCGGGCGAAGTCGCAGCGGGCAACCGAAAAGCCCCGCGGTGATACAAAGCCAACCCTGAAAACCATTGCCGAACTGACTGGCCTTGCCGTTACGACGGTATCGCACGCGCTTGCCGATGCGCCGCAGATCGCGCTCGAAACACGTCAGCGCGTCCGCAAGGTCGCATCCGATATCGGCTATCTGCCGGACCGGGCAGCGCAGCGCCTGCGCACCGGCCGCACCAATGTCATCAGCCTGATCCTCGATCCTCACGAGGAAATCCTCGGTTATGCCACCTCGATGATCAACGGGCTGACCGAAGCCCTGCGTGGCACGGCTTATCATCTCGTCATCACGCCGCATTTTTCCGATACGCCGCAGATCGACCCGGTGCGCCACATCATGCGCAACCGCATGGCCGACGGCATCGTCTTCACCCGCACCGAACCGGCGGACGAACGCGTCAAGCTTTTGATGGAGAACAATTTTCCGTTCATCTGCCACGGCCGGACAGAACTTGCCACCGCTCACCCATACGTCGACTACGACAATTACAGTTTCGCGTATAAGGCCGCAAAAAAGCTGATCGCCGCGGGCGCGAGAAAGCTCTCGATCATCCTGCCGCCGGAGCGCTTCACCTTCGCCCACCACCTGAAGCATGGCTTCATGACGGCGGTGCGCGAGGAAGGCGTCGGCTTCGAGATCGCCAAGGGCGTCACGCTCGACAGCAAGTCGGACGATATTCGCGATTATCTGTTCCGCCGGATGGCCGAGCCTGAGCGCCCGGACGGTTATATCTGCGGTGGTGAAGTGTCGGCGCTCGCCGTCATGGCATCCGCTTACGACCATCGGCTCGAACTCGGCCAGGATATCAGGCTGGTGGCCAAGCAGACGTCGGGCCTGTTCGACCAGATCCGCCCCCGCGTCGAGACGATCTATGAGGACCTGACTGAAGCGGGCCTGCTGATGGGCAAGCTGCTGCTGAAACGGATCGCAGGCCCCGCCCCCGTCGCCGAGTTGCAGGCGCTCCAGACGGTTTGA
- a CDS encoding tripartite tricarboxylate transporter permease produces MDLFNNLALGFATATSLENLFFCLIGVLLGTLIGVLPGIGATATIAMLLPITFQLEPVSSLIMLAGIYYGAQYGGSTTAILINMPGESSSAVTAIDGYQMARKGKAGAALAIAAIGSFFAGTVSTFLVAIFAPPLTQIALKFGAAEYFSLMVVGLVSSIALAHGSILKALAMVALGLLLGLVGTDIYTGTPRFTLGIREYADGLNFVAVAVGVFGIAEILRNLENEKTRSVLMAKVGGLMPSREDFRAMVGPVLRGTAIGSILGILPGGGAILAAFASYTVEKKVSKHPEEFGHGAVAGVAGPESANNAGAQTSFIPLLTLGIPANPVMALMVGAMIIQGIVPGPNVAIEQPALFWGIIASMWIGNLMLVVLNLPLIGLWVKLLTIPYYVLFPIIMAFCAIGVYSVNSNVYDLYAVAFFGLIGYALVKLRCEPAPLLLGFVLGPLLEENLRRAMILSRGDPTTFVTRPISAGLLFLAALVLVVVFLPSVKAKREVVFQEED; encoded by the coding sequence ATGGATCTCTTCAATAATCTCGCGCTGGGTTTTGCGACAGCGACGTCGCTGGAGAACCTGTTCTTCTGCCTGATCGGCGTGCTGCTCGGCACCCTGATCGGCGTGCTTCCCGGTATCGGCGCCACGGCGACGATCGCCATGCTCCTGCCGATCACGTTTCAGCTCGAGCCGGTCTCGTCGCTGATCATGCTCGCCGGTATCTATTACGGTGCGCAATACGGCGGTTCCACCACGGCGATCCTGATCAACATGCCGGGCGAATCCTCGTCGGCCGTCACCGCCATCGACGGTTACCAGATGGCGCGCAAGGGCAAGGCCGGCGCCGCACTGGCGATCGCCGCGATCGGCTCTTTCTTCGCCGGCACGGTCTCGACCTTCCTGGTGGCAATCTTCGCGCCGCCGCTCACCCAGATCGCGCTCAAGTTCGGGGCGGCCGAATATTTCTCGCTGATGGTGGTCGGTCTCGTATCCTCGATAGCGCTTGCCCACGGTTCGATCCTCAAGGCGCTTGCCATGGTGGCGCTCGGCCTGCTGCTCGGCCTTGTCGGCACCGACATCTATACCGGCACCCCGCGTTTCACCCTCGGCATCCGTGAATATGCGGACGGGTTGAACTTCGTGGCGGTCGCGGTCGGTGTCTTCGGCATCGCGGAAATCCTGCGCAATCTCGAAAACGAAAAGACCCGTTCGGTCCTGATGGCCAAGGTCGGCGGTCTTATGCCGAGCCGGGAAGATTTCAGGGCGATGGTTGGACCGGTCCTGCGCGGCACGGCCATCGGTTCCATCCTCGGCATCCTGCCGGGCGGCGGCGCGATCCTTGCGGCATTTGCCTCCTACACGGTGGAAAAGAAGGTCTCGAAACATCCGGAAGAATTCGGCCACGGCGCGGTCGCCGGCGTGGCCGGTCCGGAATCGGCTAACAATGCCGGCGCTCAGACCTCGTTCATTCCGCTGCTCACCCTCGGCATTCCGGCAAACCCCGTCATGGCGCTGATGGTCGGCGCGATGATCATCCAGGGCATCGTTCCCGGTCCGAACGTCGCGATCGAACAGCCGGCGCTGTTCTGGGGCATCATCGCCTCGATGTGGATCGGCAATCTGATGCTCGTGGTGCTCAACCTGCCGCTGATCGGGCTGTGGGTGAAGCTGCTGACCATCCCCTATTACGTGCTGTTCCCGATCATCATGGCCTTCTGCGCCATCGGGGTCTACAGCGTCAATTCCAACGTCTACGATCTCTATGCCGTCGCCTTCTTCGGCCTCATCGGCTACGCGCTGGTGAAACTCCGCTGCGAACCGGCTCCGCTGCTGCTCGGCTTCGTGCTCGGCCCGTTGCTGGAAGAGAACCTCAGGCGGGCGATGATCCTTTCGCGGGGAGATCCGACAACGTTCGTCACGCGTCCCATCAGCGCGGGCCTCCTCTTCCTCGCAGCCCTCGTCCTCGTCGTCGTTTTCCTGCCGAGCGTCAAGGCAAAGCGCGAGGTCGTTTTCCAGGAAGAGGATTGA